One Gimesia aquarii DNA segment encodes these proteins:
- a CDS encoding arylsulfatase has protein sequence MTNSRLPRFVIFFCTFCFLFSFGTHLSAAEKPNIILIMCDDMGYSDIGCYGGEVETPHLNRLAREGMRFTQFYNNAKCTTTRASILTGLYPRFGKGGHMRQNMVTLGEAMKVAGYHTGLSGKWHLMRTKGYAKSKYPGGWIDRYDKTTHPFFRGFDSYYGVLDGCCNFFDPTISDPPYKRAGIRSFGHDDKAVTQFKDDYYTTDAFTDHTLDMIQRYSKDEKPFFIHLCYTAPHYPLHAKPKDIAKYVGKFKMGWNQMRKDRWRRIQKMGLADENWSLSEGDSRSYAWETANHEFEDLRMAVYAAMIDSMDQNIGRIMATLKATNQLDNTLVLFLSDNGGCSEEPGGRDPNKRNPGPKDDYVAVGPSWGWAQNSPFRRYKSWVHEGGISTPCIAWWPGKIPAASINRSPAHIIDLMPTFLEMAETEYPKTYQGHDILPVEGTSMLALLKGEEKSLHDSLAWYWSGNRALRQGPWKLVWDSQVKEWELYDISADRCEINNLAAQHPERVKQMTKDWFAWADKVELRSKLKADRKKKK, from the coding sequence ATGACAAACTCGCGTCTCCCCAGATTTGTGATTTTCTTTTGTACGTTCTGTTTTCTGTTTTCGTTTGGAACGCATCTGAGTGCCGCTGAAAAGCCGAATATTATTCTCATTATGTGTGATGATATGGGCTATTCCGATATCGGCTGTTACGGAGGCGAAGTCGAGACTCCCCATCTGAATCGACTGGCGCGGGAAGGGATGAGGTTCACTCAGTTTTATAACAACGCGAAATGTACGACCACGCGGGCTTCTATTCTGACCGGCCTCTATCCTCGTTTCGGTAAGGGGGGCCATATGCGACAAAATATGGTGACGCTCGGCGAAGCGATGAAGGTCGCCGGTTATCATACGGGACTCAGCGGCAAGTGGCATTTAATGCGCACAAAGGGTTACGCCAAGAGCAAGTATCCCGGTGGCTGGATTGATCGTTACGATAAAACAACACATCCATTCTTTCGCGGCTTCGATTCGTATTACGGTGTGCTGGATGGTTGTTGTAATTTCTTTGATCCGACCATATCCGATCCTCCCTACAAACGAGCGGGTATTCGGAGCTTTGGGCATGACGACAAAGCGGTAACCCAATTTAAAGACGATTACTACACAACGGATGCCTTTACCGACCACACACTCGATATGATTCAGCGTTACAGCAAAGATGAGAAACCGTTTTTCATCCATCTTTGTTACACGGCCCCGCATTATCCGCTGCATGCGAAGCCCAAAGACATCGCAAAGTATGTCGGAAAGTTCAAAATGGGGTGGAATCAGATGCGGAAAGACCGCTGGAGACGCATTCAAAAGATGGGTTTGGCGGATGAGAACTGGTCTTTGTCGGAAGGAGACAGCCGTAGTTACGCATGGGAGACGGCAAATCATGAGTTTGAAGACCTGCGAATGGCCGTTTATGCTGCGATGATTGACAGTATGGATCAAAATATTGGTCGGATTATGGCCACTTTGAAAGCAACGAATCAACTCGATAATACCCTGGTTTTGTTTCTCTCCGACAATGGAGGCTGCAGTGAAGAGCCGGGTGGACGTGATCCGAACAAGCGAAACCCTGGTCCCAAAGACGACTATGTGGCCGTCGGTCCTTCCTGGGGCTGGGCGCAGAATTCTCCTTTCCGGCGGTATAAATCGTGGGTACATGAAGGGGGCATCTCGACGCCTTGCATCGCCTGGTGGCCCGGCAAAATTCCTGCCGCGAGTATCAATCGCAGTCCGGCTCACATTATTGACCTGATGCCGACCTTTCTGGAAATGGCCGAGACCGAGTATCCGAAAACCTACCAGGGACACGACATTCTGCCCGTCGAAGGCACCAGCATGCTGGCACTCTTAAAAGGTGAAGAGAAATCACTGCACGATTCTCTAGCCTGGTACTGGTCAGGTAATCGTGCACTGCGACAAGGACCGTGGAAACTGGTTTGGGATTCGCAGGTCAAAGAGTGGGAACTGTATGATATCAGTGCCGATCGGTGCGAGATCAATAACCTCGCCGCGCAGCATCCTGAACGTGTTAAACAGATGACCAAAGACTGGTTTGCATGGGCAGACAAGGTAGAGTTGCGGTCGAAGCTCAAAGCAGACCGGAAGAAGAAAAAGTGA
- a CDS encoding SMP-30/gluconolactonase/LRE family protein → MAKMTLTKVYDRRLSFFEGPAYGAKGPLYFSNYPYGEIWQYNGKKATKKCKLKQKAKVNGLFMTTGGTLWGCDMKQGQIVTIDLISGAVKERACEYKGNRLDDPNDLIMDKTGGVYFSCPGIGPINMPWPWPSKAKRGVYYLSPRGRVKQLLLEPEIHLPNGVMLSPDESNLYVVQNGLPDVYKYEILAPGKLGQRKKFCTLYDGKQDNEGGDGLTVDRKGNVYIATRKGVEVFSTKGKSLHFISLPSTAKVRHVSNVTFGSKNLDTLFATAYQLPRSGLFAIQLDGVQGHVFPGCDPK, encoded by the coding sequence ATGGCAAAGATGACGCTGACGAAGGTTTATGATCGAAGATTATCATTTTTCGAAGGCCCAGCTTATGGAGCAAAGGGCCCGCTTTATTTCTCGAACTATCCGTATGGAGAGATATGGCAATACAACGGCAAGAAAGCAACAAAAAAGTGTAAGCTCAAACAAAAGGCGAAAGTAAATGGACTATTTATGACTACTGGAGGAACACTGTGGGGTTGTGACATGAAGCAAGGTCAAATTGTAACTATCGATTTGATTTCAGGCGCCGTTAAGGAGCGAGCGTGTGAATATAAGGGCAACCGCCTTGATGATCCAAATGACCTTATAATGGACAAAACAGGTGGAGTATACTTTTCGTGTCCGGGAATTGGGCCCATCAACATGCCATGGCCATGGCCGTCAAAAGCAAAAAGAGGCGTTTACTATTTGTCCCCCAGAGGTAGGGTTAAGCAGTTGTTGTTAGAACCTGAAATTCATCTTCCGAATGGTGTTATGCTTTCACCCGATGAGTCAAATCTATACGTTGTTCAGAATGGTCTGCCAGATGTCTACAAATATGAAATCCTCGCTCCAGGAAAACTAGGACAGAGAAAGAAATTTTGTACACTTTACGATGGTAAACAAGACAATGAAGGTGGAGATGGTTTAACCGTTGATAGAAAAGGAAATGTTTATATTGCCACTCGGAAGGGGGTCGAGGTGTTTTCTACTAAAGGGAAATCACTACATTTCATCAGTCTACCCAGTACGGCCAAGGTGAGGCACGTTTCTAATGTGACTTTTGGCAGCAAGAACCTAGATACGCTGTTTGCCACCGCATATCAATTACCTCGTTCAGGACTTTTTGCCATTCAATTGGATGGAGTCCAAGGCCATGTATTCCCTGGTTGTGACCCGAAGTAA
- a CDS encoding ECF-type sigma factor: MQEVTQILKALEAGDVAATDQLLPIVYAELRKLAGNKISQEAPGQTLTATALVHEAYLRLVGKEEEPQWDHRGHFFAAAAESMRRILIENARRKKRLKHGGELDRVELPEIAVPAQKQFDDLLALDDALTQFAKESPEKAELVKLRYFAGLSEQEAAEVLGISRATAARHWAYSRAWLFSQINSDLNQTK; encoded by the coding sequence ATGCAGGAAGTCACACAAATATTGAAAGCATTGGAAGCGGGTGATGTGGCTGCCACCGATCAACTGCTGCCGATTGTGTATGCGGAGTTGAGGAAACTGGCGGGGAATAAAATCTCTCAGGAAGCACCGGGGCAAACCCTGACGGCAACAGCGCTGGTGCATGAGGCCTATTTACGGTTGGTGGGGAAGGAAGAGGAGCCGCAGTGGGATCATCGGGGGCATTTCTTCGCGGCGGCTGCGGAATCGATGCGACGGATCCTCATCGAAAACGCACGGCGCAAAAAAAGACTGAAACATGGTGGCGAACTGGATCGTGTCGAGCTTCCTGAGATTGCGGTGCCCGCTCAGAAACAGTTCGATGACCTGTTAGCACTGGATGACGCTTTGACTCAATTCGCCAAGGAAAGTCCAGAGAAAGCGGAGTTGGTGAAGCTGAGATACTTCGCTGGATTAAGTGAACAGGAAGCCGCGGAGGTATTGGGAATTTCCCGTGCGACGGCCGCTCGTCACTGGGCTTATTCTCGTGCCTGGTTATTTAGCCAGATTAATTCCGATTTAAATCAAACCAAATAA
- a CDS encoding serine/threonine protein kinase: MSDPEKTENPEPEPTRENVNPQSVEGLFLQALEKKTPAERTQFLEEMCGDNMEQRRRVEALLLAYDDAGSFLEKSPIGSSEPQPVSLEFLTPSDNPELLGTLGEYDIYEVIGQGGMGIVFRALDPKLNRIVAIKVMSPLLAINPNARKRFLREAQAAAAVSHPHIVTIHAVDEDKLPYLVMEYVVGQSLQEKLDKVGSLKVTEILRIGNQIAEGLAAAHKQGLIHRDIKPANILLENGVERVKITDFGLARAVDDVTITKTGEVSGTPQYMSPEQTTGERVDQRSDLFSLGAVMYAMCTGRSPFRASNLAAVVRRVCDDTPRPIQEVNEEIPPWLIEIIDCLLEKRPEDRFQTAQEVAELLGTHLAIVQQPGKVPAIDERPREAHRQGTEARHTETESIKESDPRAFYPVAHAVMFLGGMVAFSEAHAPLSFPISAGCGVFLGLLIALVVYEAERRHAQPFAALRMSDALSMPIAFAGGTLLMQMLFYLEFLPSIPRPLLYLLFLLGIPLYFVWILSKQQGHADRDFHSNSNQRQGQWVDRLAVWAGGLMLLTPIFIGLFGIATGRHFAGNVPEMILVSLLFFGPVGLLVLVCGAQNIVRPNSTTAKILDGLFLLACFCLGPLGILLYIARYIKRRDAREQENSEPKPVSPHQDPITAEHKRSNKRIIVGVILGVITIPLLFLFALAFRHMNPTEKSWVVNWGLMTVVVCGMFGAMYYIKRKGVLDALSNPWKLIGWLVLSAMLLIPSLFAVSLLVPMLARTPGSNEVVINYDPDYPITKIMTETGKAYDVYSKPFTLKLTPGSHVLQISYNANNLIHRFTKKIKKEAGKQLKIDLSTEIKRLYDANVNQRASVDMDEAGEADMDGSMFSDDSKAVSAERKKNLGAILLSGQEPSLRAGIFPVNPFQAKPEDGVFGFADRFFTFESLTHEVPAGKYFIRVSSNYAGWEIDDGTPKYDLTEIEVKPGTIVPVTIQRDFTKLVESHPDWSKGGLFKFHWPVPGMGAYFMVYTLTLPQAEVVQELLAAFVAGKPSVHELELMETANKHIITKSYASMKNLFNNGKHPAWKKLIVSGEGENTWQLITPESELKNTRDNKPNNGTILLKIQDTGLRVSLLSTTDSSLTRKTDYGIYFPDLDMAFKVPAGMYLIEVTSDDAGWVADDSASKYLHSNIKVKPGVLDIVAISRDYQKLAENHPDWTQSDVFEFGWPLQVKSDWPIPSVSGPPKNYRLSRPQAKVVQQLFSAFAEGKPDVNEKIILETVNEDLKKETYKSLKELFDKGEHPAWGILIVPGKEKNTYRLREPK, translated from the coding sequence ATGTCCGACCCTGAAAAAACAGAAAATCCTGAGCCGGAACCAACACGTGAGAACGTGAATCCTCAATCTGTAGAGGGTCTGTTTCTGCAGGCATTGGAAAAGAAAACTCCGGCGGAACGCACACAATTTCTGGAGGAAATGTGCGGCGATAATATGGAACAACGCCGTCGTGTTGAGGCACTGTTATTGGCATATGACGATGCGGGTAGCTTTCTGGAAAAATCACCCATTGGATCGAGTGAACCACAGCCAGTTTCTCTCGAGTTTCTAACACCTTCAGACAATCCAGAATTATTGGGAACGTTGGGAGAGTACGATATCTATGAAGTGATCGGGCAGGGGGGGATGGGGATTGTCTTCCGTGCGCTCGATCCCAAATTAAATCGCATTGTTGCCATTAAGGTGATGTCGCCACTTTTGGCGATTAACCCCAATGCGCGAAAACGATTTTTACGGGAAGCCCAGGCGGCGGCTGCCGTCAGTCATCCGCATATTGTCACGATTCATGCCGTTGACGAAGACAAGTTGCCTTATCTCGTGATGGAGTATGTCGTTGGCCAGTCGTTGCAGGAAAAACTTGATAAAGTCGGTTCTCTGAAAGTGACAGAAATTCTGCGGATTGGAAATCAGATCGCCGAGGGACTTGCCGCCGCTCATAAACAGGGATTGATTCACCGCGATATCAAGCCGGCGAATATATTGCTGGAAAATGGTGTCGAGCGGGTTAAGATCACCGACTTCGGTTTGGCGCGAGCCGTCGATGATGTGACGATCACGAAGACCGGCGAAGTCTCAGGCACTCCCCAGTATATGTCTCCCGAGCAGACAACCGGAGAACGCGTTGACCAACGCAGTGATCTGTTCAGCCTGGGCGCGGTGATGTATGCGATGTGCACGGGGCGTTCGCCGTTTCGCGCCAGCAATCTGGCTGCTGTGGTGCGACGGGTTTGTGATGATACGCCACGTCCCATTCAGGAAGTCAACGAAGAGATTCCACCCTGGTTGATTGAGATCATTGATTGTCTGCTGGAAAAACGACCGGAAGATCGATTTCAAACAGCGCAAGAAGTCGCTGAATTATTGGGAACGCATTTAGCGATTGTACAGCAGCCTGGAAAAGTACCGGCGATCGATGAGAGACCGCGGGAAGCTCACAGGCAAGGCACTGAAGCACGACACACTGAAACTGAGTCGATCAAAGAAAGTGACCCGCGTGCTTTCTATCCTGTTGCCCACGCGGTGATGTTCCTGGGGGGGATGGTTGCATTTTCGGAAGCACATGCACCACTTTCGTTTCCAATCAGTGCGGGGTGTGGAGTCTTTCTGGGGCTGTTGATTGCATTAGTCGTCTACGAGGCAGAACGCCGTCACGCGCAACCATTTGCTGCATTACGCATGTCTGATGCACTCTCAATGCCGATTGCCTTTGCAGGTGGTACGCTCTTGATGCAAATGCTGTTTTATCTCGAATTTCTTCCCAGCATTCCCAGACCACTTCTTTATCTCCTGTTTCTGTTGGGGATCCCTTTGTATTTTGTCTGGATTCTCAGTAAACAGCAAGGGCATGCGGATCGAGACTTTCATTCGAATTCGAACCAGCGACAAGGCCAATGGGTAGATCGTCTGGCAGTCTGGGCAGGTGGGTTGATGTTACTGACCCCGATCTTCATCGGGTTGTTTGGAATCGCTACAGGACGACATTTTGCCGGAAACGTTCCAGAAATGATATTGGTGTCGCTGTTGTTCTTTGGTCCTGTGGGATTGTTAGTCCTGGTTTGTGGTGCACAAAATATCGTTCGGCCAAATTCAACTACTGCGAAAATTTTGGATGGATTATTTTTGTTGGCGTGTTTCTGTTTGGGTCCGTTGGGGATCCTGCTTTACATTGCACGCTACATCAAGCGACGCGACGCGCGGGAACAAGAAAATTCCGAACCTAAGCCGGTTAGCCCCCATCAAGATCCGATTACTGCAGAGCATAAACGCTCCAACAAACGAATTATTGTAGGAGTGATCTTAGGTGTCATCACAATTCCTTTACTGTTTTTGTTTGCTCTTGCATTCAGACATATGAATCCCACTGAGAAATCCTGGGTCGTGAACTGGGGGCTGATGACAGTTGTTGTCTGCGGGATGTTTGGAGCAATGTACTACATTAAACGGAAAGGCGTTTTGGATGCTTTGAGTAATCCGTGGAAATTGATTGGCTGGCTGGTTCTGTCTGCCATGTTATTGATTCCCAGCCTGTTTGCAGTTTCATTGCTCGTGCCAATGTTAGCGAGAACGCCCGGCAGTAATGAAGTCGTGATTAACTACGATCCTGATTATCCCATTACCAAAATTATGACCGAAACAGGCAAGGCATATGATGTGTATTCCAAACCGTTTACTCTGAAGTTGACGCCGGGAAGTCATGTCTTACAAATTTCATATAACGCTAATAACTTGATACACCGATTTACAAAAAAGATAAAGAAAGAAGCCGGTAAACAACTGAAGATCGACCTGAGCACAGAGATTAAACGATTGTATGATGCCAATGTAAATCAGCGAGCTTCGGTGGATATGGATGAGGCAGGGGAGGCTGATATGGATGGATCCATGTTTTCCGATGACTCAAAAGCTGTGTCAGCAGAACGGAAAAAAAATCTGGGAGCGATTTTACTTAGTGGGCAGGAGCCTAGCTTACGCGCAGGGATATTTCCCGTTAATCCATTCCAGGCCAAACCTGAAGACGGTGTGTTTGGTTTTGCTGACCGGTTTTTTACTTTTGAGTCATTAACGCATGAGGTCCCTGCCGGGAAGTACTTCATACGGGTTTCCAGTAATTATGCTGGTTGGGAAATTGATGACGGAACGCCAAAGTATGATCTGACTGAGATCGAGGTGAAGCCGGGGACCATTGTTCCAGTAACAATTCAACGTGATTTCACGAAATTGGTGGAGAGTCACCCGGACTGGTCAAAGGGAGGACTGTTTAAGTTTCATTGGCCTGTTCCCGGGATGGGAGCATATTTTATGGTTTATACGCTGACACTACCGCAAGCGGAGGTCGTGCAGGAGTTGTTAGCTGCGTTTGTTGCAGGAAAGCCTAGTGTACATGAATTAGAATTAATGGAGACTGCGAACAAACATATCATAACGAAAAGTTATGCGTCGATGAAGAACCTGTTTAATAACGGGAAACATCCTGCCTGGAAAAAATTAATTGTGTCTGGTGAGGGAGAGAATACCTGGCAGTTAATCACACCAGAGTCAGAGTTGAAGAATACACGAGACAATAAACCGAATAACGGAACAATTTTGCTCAAGATTCAAGATACAGGTTTGCGTGTCAGTCTCTTATCAACTACTGATTCGAGTTTGACTCGGAAAACCGATTATGGAATTTATTTCCCTGATTTAGATATGGCATTCAAAGTTCCTGCGGGAATGTACCTCATTGAAGTCACAAGTGATGATGCTGGCTGGGTAGCTGATGATAGTGCCTCAAAATACCTTCATTCAAACATCAAGGTGAAGCCAGGAGTGCTTGATATTGTTGCGATCTCGCGGGATTATCAGAAGCTGGCGGAGAATCATCCTGACTGGACGCAGAGTGATGTGTTTGAGTTTGGCTGGCCGCTTCAGGTCAAGTCTGATTGGCCCATACCTTCTGTATCAGGTCCTCCAAAAAACTATCGACTTTCAAGACCGCAGGCAAAGGTGGTTCAACAATTATTCAGCGCTTTTGCCGAAGGCAAACCAGACGTTAATGAAAAAATAATATTGGAAACAGTAAACGAAGATTTAAAAAAGGAAACATACAAATCACTGAAAGAGTTATTCGACAAGGGAGAACATCCCGCCTGGGGAATCTTGATTGTGCCTGGTAAGGAAAAGAATACTTATCGGTTAAGAGAACCGAAATAA